The genome window CTGAAGCAGGTTTTAGTGGACATGGATTCTTTGCTAAGAATGTAAAGGAAGTAAGAAAGGTAGATGAGCATACCCTCGAAATGGTGCTTAACGACATATATACGTCTGCCATATATCGTCTGGCTACACGAGTAATGCTTCCAGAGCACATCTTGGGGGATGTAAGTCCATCTGAACTTAAAACACACGGGTTCAACAAGGAACCTATTGGTACAGGACCATGGAAAGTTGCTAAATGGGTTGATGATGAATACATCCAATACGAGCGATTTGATGGTTACTGGCGAGGGACTCCTAAACTAGACAGTATAAAATTCAGAGTAATGCCTGACAAAGCAACAGGAATAGCAGCTTTACAAGCTGGAGAAATCCAGTGTATATTCCAACAAATTTACCGTACTGCCTTGATTCAAAACTTTGAGACACTTGAAAAAAATCCGGATGTAAAATTGATAGAGTATCCACCTACTGGAACTAATTATGCAATCATTAACTTAGAACACCCAAATCTGAACAATAAATTCGTAAGACAAGCAATGGCCCAAGCCATTGATTACGAAGGAATAGTTGAGGGTGTCTACAATGGTCATGCATCAAGAACATCGCAGTGGTATTCCAAGTTAATGGAGGGTTATTTCAACCCCGACTTGGAATGGAAATATGATATTCCAGCAGCTAAAGAAAAAATGGAAATGGCAGGCTACAAGTACACTTGGCTAGAGGCACCAACGGAAGTTACAAAAACAGTTACAAAAGAAGTCAAAGTACCTGGAGAAACAGTTACAGTACCTGGAGAAACAGTCATAGTGAAACAAACTGACACTATACAACTAATTGCTAGTATAGTGGCCGGAGCCGTCATAGGCGGACTTGTCGTAAAATTTGCCTTTAAAAAAGAAACCTAATAAATCCTCCTCGTTTTCTTTTTTTTATCCCTTGATTGTTAATGTTGCATCTATAACTGGTTTTTCGAGTTTCTACGTGTTATCATCTAAGATTTGTAAAAATAAACTGTATCATGAGGTCAAAAAACTAGATTGAATATTTCGTTAAAAGTGCCTGGTGGGTCGGGAGCTATCTTCAGAGCTTTTTATCTTGGGAGAACTGTATCCATTTGCAGGAGCATAAAATTGATGCAAACCGATTCAGCTAGGAAATATTTAGCAATTATAATTCTTCTTTTTACATACCTTATTTTACCAATTTTATCAATGTTGTTGATAATATTCTTTTTTTATGTAATGCATCAGTGGATCAGCATGTTTCCATCTATTAACCTTAATGATGTCGTAATCAATCTCTTTCTTACCATACTTCTATTTTCATTTTTATATCTTTTCAGAAAATTAATTCTTTGGCTTAGAGATTAAATACTTAAGGACAAATGGTACATATATCTAACCATGTATGACCTCATAATAAAAGACTCGAAAATTCTCGATGGAACCGGTATCCCAAGTTTTAGAGCAGACATTGGGATAAAAGGAGAAAAAATTGTTGAGGTATCCAAGGCTCAATTATCTGAAGAGTCTGAAACAATCATTGATGGCAACGGATTATTTGCCGCTCCAGGTTTTGTAGATATGCATACTCATGCAGATATCTCTATATTTACGAATCCACTTGGGAAAAGCCTCATAATGCAAGGAGTGACACTTGTGTTGACTGGAAATTGTGGTTCAAGCCCTGCACCGCTTGACGATGATATTAAAAAAGGATGGCTTTTGAGAGGTGGTGGATATAAACCTGATTGGGATGATTTTCCTGGATATCTGGATGCAATTGAACGTGCAAAATTTAGTTCAAATATAGCCACTCAAATTGGACACAACTCCATAAGAGCTTATGTTATGGGAGAATACGCTGCTCATGCATCAAATAAAACTGAGTTAGATGAAATGTCAGAAATACTGGAAGTTGCAATGGATGCAGGGGCCATAGGTTTTTCATCTGGTCTAATGTATAGGCCTGGTATTTGGTCTGAAACAGAGGAATTAATTGAGTTATGCAAGGTCGTGGAGAAAAGTGGTGGCGTTTATACATCCCACATGCGTGGTGAAGCTAATGAAGTTTTACAATCAGTTTCTGAGCTAGTGAAAATCACTGAAGAATCAGGAGTTTCCGCACATATAGGTCATCACAGGGCCGAATGCCGAGTTAATTGGGGCTTGATTAAACATACTCTGGGAATGATGATGCAGGCTAATCTCAAAGGTTGCAATATTACGTGTGATTTTTTTCCTTATGAAGCATGTGGTGTGGGTGGTGGAATACCATTACCAAGATGGGCAAGTCCGCTATATATGCCTAAGAAAGATGCAGAAAAAATGATACATGACTCTCAAACCCGTGAAAAAATAAAGGATGAAATAAGAAAAGGAACTGAACTTGGACCAGACAAACGGTCTTATGAACCAATAGATAGTACGGATGATGTCGTAATCACAATTTACCCAGATGAACCCGAACTTCAGGGTAAAACAGTCACAGAGTTATCAAGAATTAAAGGTTATACCGATCCTTTGGATTTTTTTTTATATACTGTTACTAGTGACAAACCCTTTGGTGTGGTGGCTTTCAATGTATGGGAGAAAGATCTTGACAAATTAGTAAAATCTCCGTTAGCTATGATTGGTACTGATTCAGGCTTTGTCGATAATATTGGTGTTCCCAATAGACATCCCAGAGCTTATGGTTCTTATCCAAAGATTCTTGGAGAATATGTCCGAGAAAAAAAACTTATTTCTTGGGAGGAAGCAGTGATGAAATTTAGTACAAGGCCACACTCAAAGCTTGGGATCAAGGATAGAGGAGTTATTAGGCCCGGGTTCTTTGCGGATTTGGTGTTTTTTAACCCAGATACCGTTGGTACAAAAGTGGATTATTCAGGAGTAGCAAGGTATCCTATAGGCATTGAACACGTGGTTATTAATGGACAATTAGTTGTGGAAAACTCAATACATACTGGAAAGAAATCCGGAAAACTCATAAGAAAACTGGGTTAAACTACAAAAGCATTTATTTTTCTTTAATCGTTTTAATCTATCCTACGTTGAAACAATACAAGTTAGATTTAATCGGTGCATTACTTGTGTTGATAGGTTTAAGTGGATTACCCTGGTATATTATTAAAATCAGAGTGTCTCGGGATTTATGGTATAATTTTTCTTATTCTCCTTTTAAATTAATTATTGAAATGGGGGATGTTGTTGATGCTGATTTATTTTATAGATTTGATTCAACTATTGTTGGCATTATCCTATTATTAATGTTGTTATTAAGATTAATTAAAACAGACATCTTAAAAATGAAATATTTAGCTCCATTAATCATGGGATTAATACTAATATTTTTTACATCATTTCTTCCTATACATGTAACAACAGCATCAAGGCTAGTTATTGGGGATGGGGCTTATTTTATTCTCTTTGGATCTGCCCTACTAATCATATCAAGTATTATAAATCAACTTTATTCTCAATGAATTTCATGATAAATAACTTATTAAATATTCCGCGCACACTCTAGTGCTCTTATTTAAGTCTTCTAAATATTCTATCATCACTGTAATAGAAGTAGCCCATAATCTTCTTTTTAACTCAATGTTCCCCAAACGTTCTTTCTTACGTTCAAATAAAGTTACTGAAAAGATTCTGGCGGTCAATTCAACGGTAACAAAACTTCAATTTAGATATTCTATTTAGAAAAACTAATCGTGAAATTGGACAAACCTCCACAACCTGATGGCAAGAAAAGGGGGACTTTCAAGGAGGCAGACATAAAGGGGACACGGGCGACTGCCAACTTTAGGAGGCGGATCCCCCCTTTGGTGTTGGATCTGGAGAAGCTACTTTCCAAAGTAAGGACTGCTATGGTAGAGGAGTACGCCCATGTCTACAGTATGAGAAGGGTGTACTGTGAAAAATCCCCCTTCTGTTCTGCCATTAGAGGCTTATATCTGATTAGAGGACAAGTCTAGTTTATACTGAATGGAGGACGTTTCTAATTGATCCACTACTTCCCTGCTCCTGATGTAAAGAGGAGCATTGAGGAGATGGTGGGCCTCCTTAGGTTCGATCACATTGACTTGGGCAATATATATTGCGTCAGAAGCAGAGGCTCTAAGGCGAAAAGTACTATTGCTAGGATCCACGGCAGGAGCAAGGTTTGGCAGGCTGTTGGTCTTGAGCCCTCATACGTTATCGAGATAATAGCGGAGCGATTTGATAGACTATCTCCAGAGGATCAGGCTAGGATCTTGATCCACGAGCTTCTCCATATCCCCCACGGGTTTAAGGGAGGCTTTCGACATCACAAAGACTATGTCAACGACGAGACGGTCGATACCTGGTATAAGAGGTATTGCGAGAAGAAAGACGCTTAAACTTGTAGAGAAGCCCGTTTTCCATATCTGGATTGGTTTTTGTATTTTAGGGTAATACTGGTGTTTTTAACTATTTTTTTTAGACTAAATATTCTTTCCACTGGCATAACTCTACACTTCTATTTTCCCACATCCAAGATGAGGACCTTAAAGGGGCCCGTGGAGGTTCATGATAACGCGCGGCTATCTTGAAGGAACCCATACTCCCTCGTCTGAAACATGGAAATCCAGTCCCTCTGAAACGGTTCTATATAGGCCTTTATCCCAGCTCTCACGCTCATCATCAAGGGGTTCCCGTAGGTCATGTTAAAAAAAATCTATTGTCTATCATGGGGAACTTGGTCCCCCCACTTGATCTCCTCGAGAACCATGCAAACTTTCTGAATGAGACATCAAAACGGATGAACCTCCTTATAGAACTAAAGTTAAATCATATACCCAGAAAAAGCTTAATCACACCTAGAACAGGCCAACCTTACAATGCACCCTATATTCTCAACAAGTTAGCCTCCAGTTCATTAGTAAAATGTACTAACACGTAAGGGCGATCTAGCTCTCTACGGAGCGCTTGATGATCTCATGGTTGATCTTGCCACATGTGAAGGAGGACCCAGTCTTGGAACTAGTCAAGGTCACCACAGCCGGCGCGAAGAGGGCCGGATCGATCTTGATGAAGTCGAAGTTGACCGCTTTGTAGATCTCATAGCTTGACTTTCCGTAGTCGCTGCAGTTGCTAGAGGGCGCGCTTAACGCGATCTCCTTGAGAACCTCCTCCTCCTCGTCAACTATATAGGTGGTTACCCCTCCATAAGTTAGGGCGTCCTCGGCCCGCCCCATAGCCTTCCCCTTATCTGGATGTACTGGCATGATTGGGGCGTAACCCGCCCCATACCGAACCTTCTTGAGGTCGAGGCCCAGAAGGTCTAGCCTGAAGAGCCCCGTCTCCACGATTCTCCCTGAAATCTGGACCATCCCCGCCATGGATGTCCCTGTCGTGAGGAGCATATAGACGTTCTCGGGCTTCACTTTACACGCCTCAGCAATGAAGTAGGCAGCCGAGTCCGGGGGCATTTCTTCTGTTTCTAAGACGATCACTGCGACGTCCGCCTCGTCTTGATATTCGATTTTCCTGAACACCTTCTTTGGTTTCAAGGCAAGCGCCCGGGCGGGTCCTGAACCGTCGGCGGTGTATCCTTCCGGTTTTATCCGCCAACCCGCAAGCTGGGCCCCAAATAGGGCCACTGCAGGGTGATCCGTTGAGATGACTACCGTGGGCAGAGTGAGCCCCCCAAAATCAGCGTAGCCGAGCTCTGCAGTCCCAGCCCCCCCCATAGCTATCCTGGTCGTCATTAAACCGGCCTCATAGCCCCCGTGGGCCTTGATCCCAGTATCTATAACTGTCGCCCCGGATGGCAGCATCTTGACTCCCACGCGATAGTACTCCGGGTTGGTCAGGATCTCCCTAATGAGCTCATAGGCCAGCTTGTTTATGCTTAGCATATCTTTTCGTGAACACATTCTATGATTCCTTTATATCCTTAGTGAGCAATTTCCACAATCGATTTATGGCGTTAAGGCAGGATCTCGCCATCGCGTACGCGTGGAGCCTTTACACACACTTCAGGGGTCTACTATCGATCAAAGGATGATCCGGGCATCCACGACCATAGCGCCCTCTTCATAGACGAGAACAGGATTCATATCCAGTTCAGATATCTCGGGACAATCAACAAGCATCTCTGATGTTTTCAGCAGTATTTCGACGATGACCTTGGTGTCTGAGGGGGGCTTCCCCCGAACCCCTTCGAGGATCTTGTAAGCCTTGATCTTTTTCACCATCTCCTCAGCGTCTGACCGGACTATCGGAACGAGCCTGAAGCTGACGTCTTTCAAGATCTCGACGAAAATCCCTCCGAGCCCAAACATCAGGGTTGTGCCGAAGGTAGGGTCCTTGGTGGATCCGACGATGACCTCGGTCCCCCAAGGGGCCATCTTTTGGATCAGGATACCGGTAATCTCAGCCTCTGGAACGTAAGCTTTGATATTCTTCAGGATAGTCTTGTACCCCTGTCTGACCCCCATTTCGTCCTTAATGTCGATAAGGACACCACCGACATCAGATTTGTGGATGACCTGGGGAGATACTATCTTGAGGACCACGGGAAAACCGAGTTTCTTGGCGGCATCAACGACGTCTTCCTCGGTCTCCCCGACAGTAATCTTGGTTACCGGGAGACCATAAAGGACACAAAGGTTCTTAGCCTCGTGCTCGAAGAGGAAATCCCTGCCCTCGGCCTCGGCGGTTTTGAAGATCTCGTTGACTGCTTTATCTCTCATCCTTGGACACTCCGAATTAGATCCTTACTGCATTAACCCGTGATTTTTAAAAATATCGTACGATTCCCCCGCGCGTTGAATCTCGGAATATAATAAACATGTATATCTCTCGCCAGTTATGCATCAGAATCGCTGGCTATACCTCTGCTCCGTCCAGGGGTCTGCTTCATTGTGGTAGCCGTTCCTCTCCCAGAAACCAGGGCGATCACGATCCTTAAACTCAAGCCCTCTGAGCCATTTTCCTCCCTTCCAGAGGTAAGTGGTCTTCGCCTCACTCCTGTCTGGAAAAGAGCCGATAACCCCCCTAAGAGGATATCCGTGATCTGGAGTGAGGGGTTCCCCCGCATAATGGGTAGCAAGGAGGAAGTTGTCAGCCATGACTAGATCGATGGGAAGATTTTCAGTGAAGTTATGCTCACAATGCTGGATGACAAATTTGGCTTCGGGTTTGGGCTTAATTATGCCCTCCTCGACGAGGTCCCTAATGAAGACACCCTCCCACTCCGTATCTAGTTTTGACCACCAGGTTACACAATGTATGTCCAGGATGATCTTCCTCTGTGGGAGATCATTGAACTCCTCCCACGTTAAGATGACTTCCTCCTCAACAAGACCGAAAACCCTAAAGTCCCAATCTGATAGGTTGACTTTAGGGATTGATCCGTAGTGGAGGATGGGGAACTTCTCAGTGAGGGACTGCCCGGGGGGGAGACGTCTGAGTTCTTCCCCATCGCCCTTCTTGAAACGAGATAAGAAGCCACTCAAAACAAGCGCCAAGATGAAGAAACAAACAGCAGTTTATCAAGGTATGTAAAAATCTGTTTATTCCCGGCGGATAAATAGGTGGCATTCATATTTCTCCGAAGTTGTCTGCTTCGACGATTTCTTTAAGGATCAAAGGCTATCTATCTTTAATCATCATGGATTTTGAAGGAAGGCTGAGTCGAGCAAGAGAGGAGATGCGGAAAATGGGCGTTGATTTGATGTACCTCCGCCGGGGAGCTAAGCTATGGTACTTGGCTGGTATTCGGAGGCGAGGGCCTGAGATGACTGATCATAACACCTATGGGGACTATATTCAGGGTGCTTACGTAGGGGCTGAGGAGGGCTTCGTCCTAGTGGGACCCCGGATGGGTAGCGCAGCATGGGTATACGAGGCCAAGGGAAAACCCTGGATCAATGAATTGAGGATCATTGATGAGTCTGAGACCCCGGAGAAGGTCCTAGAGGAGGTCCTCAAGGGATTCGATGTTAAGGGCGATGTCATGGTTGACGAGCGAGCCTGGGCTCAGGGAGGGCTTCTAATTCAGAAAAATCTCCCGCGATCAGGCTTGAGACTTGCTTCGGAGATCATCGATCCAATGAAGATGATTAAGGACAAAAACGAGATCGCCCTTATGAAAAAGGTGGGCGAGATTACTGATAAGGTATATGGCGAGGTAGTAAATCACCTCAAGGTGGGTCTGAAGGAGGAGGAGGTGGCCCATGAGGTGGACTACCAGTTCACCAAACACAACTCAGATCAAACCTCCTTCGTTACCGGGGTGAGGTTCAGCAGCCCCAAGAGACCTAGGAGGCTTCACGCGTCTCGGTCGACATCTAGGAGCCTGCATGAGGGAGATACTATCACGTTTGACTTTGGTGGAGTCTACCAAGGTTACTGCTCCGACTTCGGGAGGACGGTCTACGTGGGGGATCCCCCGGCAAAGGTAAAGGAGATCCATAATGCCGTGATGGATGCACAGGCTGCAGCCATACAGGTGATGGTGAGTGATACGATAACAGCGCAGGGGCTGGATAGGATAGCCCGGGGCCTCATCACAGACAGGGGATACGGCGAGTGCTTCGGCCACAGACTAGGACATGGGATAGGGGTCACCGTGCACGAGCCACCTTTTCTCTACATCCCCGACGACACGATGCTCCAGACCGGGATGACATTCACTGTGGAGCCCAGCATCCGGCTTCCAAACAGCTGGTCGGTTAGGGTAGAGGACGTCGTGATGGTCACTGAAGAGGGAGGACTCCCTTTCACTAACTATCATAAAGAGCTAATCACCATATGACCGACACGCAATCACGTGTACCGTTGTCAGGTTTTTTTAAGGGTCTTCTCCAGGATGTCGAGACCCTTCTCGAGGAGATCGTCATTTATGCTTAGTGGTGAATGCAAATGGATGCAGTTGTCATAGAGGCCTGCCTTGAACGTCAGCAGTCCCGAGGAAAGTGTAGCCTTCATCACCCTGGATGAAGCCTCCGGGTTTGGCTTTTTTTTGAGCTGCGGTCATCACCATCTCAATGACAAGCATGGGTCCCTTACCACTGTCCTCTTCAATGGTCTCGAATGTATCGAACTAGATCTTGATTATGTGGGACCCACTCCTTCAGGGAACTCTGCCTTCAGGAAACGAAGGTAGGAGGGTTTATCCCAAAGTGCGGGTGGTTGGATTCCCACCCAGATTTACTAGTAAAATTGAAACATAATCGATGATTTTATCCTCACATCCCCTCAACTCTATGATATAGCCGACCCATTGCTTGGTATCGAAGTGATGAAAAATGATTGACATAACACATCGATTTCAAACAGACTTTAATGGGAAAGACCCCGACAAATATTAGCAGATTAGGAACCCGATCTAGTAGAAGACTTACTAGACTACGCCCAAGAATCTATGAGAACCCGAACAAATAAAGATTCAGCGAAGAAATCGAGAGTTCTTTGTCAATTGATAAGCGACGATAATTGTATAGGCGGGAAAGTAGAGCGCAAGATCTGAATGCTATGTCAATGTTCGTGCGCTTGATCGATTATGCGCGTGCAGGCCCTCATCGACAAGAATTTCTTGCGTAAAACACGGGATTTCTGGTAGATGAACCATGGGTGTTGTCACGATACTAATCATAGCCTACCCTAGAGAGTCTAGAAACAAGAAAATGATTTTAATTCTAACATATTCTCAATCTAATGTTATTATCCCATCTATCATACAGAACTTTATTTTCCTTAAATCGCTGATGTCTTTTTCTGGGTTGCCCTCCACGGATATGATATCTGCTTTCACCCCCACTTTAATTGTCCCAAAGATGTCTCCCATCCTGTATGCCTCTGCCGCGGTACCCGTTGCCGAGGATATGACTTCTAGAGGTGACATACCTGCGTCCACCATCATCTCCATAGCCCTCAGCAGACGCGTCGAGTTCCCGAGTCCCGTAGCGTCTGACCCCGCGACAACCTTAACCCCCATTTTTCTCATCCTAGAGAGGTTTTCGAATTTCCTTTGGAACTTATAATTCAGTTCCTCCCAAGCTCTTTCTTCGTCATCAGCCAGCACCTGCCCCTCTTTCGTTATAGCCCCGAGTGAATCATATCTATCAGACCCGGTCTGCAGAGTGGGGCAATAGTAAAGACCCTTCTCGGTCATGGTTTTCACGGCGTCCTCGTCGAATCCTCTGGACCCATCCGGGGTCAAGAAGCCACAGTGACAGAGGATGTCCACGCCAGCCCGGGCCGCGTTCCCCACGGAGTCATACGCCTCACAATGGGCTGTTATCACGCGTCCTAACCTGTGAGACGCTTCCACCGCCGAACGCATCTCTCCCTCGCTGAAGGTGACCTGGCTCGCCGTTGGGCCTCCGAGGGATCCGATGTTAACTGAGCCTCCACCTGATGCCATAATCTTGACAAAGTCCACATCCTCCTTGACGAACTGCCCTACCCTCGCGACCACCTGGTCAACTCCATTTGCCTCGTTGTCGTTGCAGAAGTGGAAATGTCCGCCAGTACTGGTGAGAGGTCTACCAGCGACGAGAAGCCTTGGGCCCTCCACTATTCCTAGTTTGATTCCCTGCCTCAGGCTCTGGGCCACTAGGTTTCTGGCCCCTGCATCCATCATGGTGGTTATTCCTGCTCGTAAGGCCGCTCTGACGTTTGATACTCCAGCCATCAAGTGGATGGAGTCAGACTCTCTGCTGATCTTGCTGTATCCCCCATAAGTCCCTAATGTGAGGTGTATGTGTGTGTCCACCAGACCTGGGAGCACTGTCTGTTCCCCTAGGTTCACCTCCCTGACCCCGGTACCTTGCGGTATTTCATCTTGACCGTCCTCGTCTATGAGGTGTATTTGGTTGTCTTTGACAACAATCACAGGATCATTAACTGGTTTATTTCCAGTTCCGTCAATCATGCGCTTGGCGCGAATAACCGTGTATTCACTCATAGTAAGTGAATACTATGGTTGGTATATTGTTTTAACTCGGTGGGTCTGAGAAACAATTTTAACAATTTGCGTCAGATATTTAGAAAATGCATATCAATATCGCCGATGTCGAAGGATTGGAGATTACTCAGGGAGTTGTGGAGAGGACTTTACTCCGACCTGAGCAAACAGAGACTAGTGACCTGACCGTAAAACACCACGTCCTTACCGGGGGGGAGATAATGTTCGTGGAGGATGGCGTAGAATATCAGCATTATATCATCTCCGGGTGTGCCCTTATGAAGGGCCGCCTACTGCACGGCGATTCGGGTGTCTTCGTCCCTGGCAGCAGCCGGTTCGGTGAGCCCCATAAACACGGCTTTGCCCATACGGGGGAAGGAAAGCTGCGGATACTTACGGTGATATATAAGACGCCTCGTCCAAACTTCAGGTGGGCCAAGACTAGGATCAAGAACCTGAGCCAAGTCGAGGGCCGCCTCGGGGGCATGTTTGCCCAACAAATATTCACGGAGGAGGAGCATGCGCTTATGGGGGCTCTTAGAATGCATTCTCTTGATGTTCAGACTCATGCGCCTGGCGTCGTTCTGCCCGTTCACCGAAACCCTGAGGAGTTTGCGTATATTCTAAGGGGGACGGGCGAGGTAATGTCCGGAGACAATAGGGTAAGGGTGAGACCCGGTTCTTTGGTGTACACCGAAGAGGCCGTTCCGCATGCAGTAAAAAATACTAGCGAAGACCTTCCTCTTCAGTATGTTGCATTCGAGTTCACGAGACAGGACGAGAGCTGGACCGAGATGGGGTACAATGAAAAAACGTGAGCGCATAATATCGTTTTTAGCGAGCGATGTCCGCGTATTTATTGGTGGATAAAAGGATTCTGTGATGAATAATGCACGTTAATATTGACAGCGTAAAAGAGAAAGAAATATCACCCGGGGTAATTGGGAGGGTTCTCCTGGCGGAAGGCCAGTCATCTCCGGGAGGCTTGACGGTATTTCACCACACCCTTACGGATGGTGAAGTTGTTTTTGATCAGCAGGGAGCCGAGTTCCAGCACTATATCGTCCAAGGATGTGCCAGGATAGGAGGAAAGTTCGTCCACTCCGAGACCGCGATATTCGTGCCAGGTAGCTCAAGGTTCGGTGATCCCCATAAACATAGGATAGCCCACGACGGGGAGGGGGAGCTCCGAATAGTCACCGCCATCTACAAAACGGATCGACCGAATTTCAGGTGGGCCAAGTCTCGCAGCAGAAACCTCTACCAGGCGTTGCCGAGCGTCTCAACCATCATAAATCAGCAGCTCATAACCGAAGAGGAGCACGCCCTCATGGGGGCGCTCAAAATGCATGCACTTGACATCCAAACCCATGCGCCCCTCACGGGTAACCCCGAGCATAAGAACCCCGAAGAGGTCATGTACGTTTTAAGAGGAACGGGAGAGGCGGTATGTGGCGAAGAAAAGTATCATGTGAAGCCTGGAGCGCTCATCTACTCAAAGGAAGGAGAGGTCCATGGTATCTATAACCGTGACGACAAGCTGCCACTGCAGTACTTTGTCCTCGAGTTCATTGATCACGACAAGATGTGGACGGAGAGAGGCTACAGGGTCTAAACTCATTATCTCTGTTTTTTGAGCCACAGGCACAGACGAGACTCTTTTCAGAGTTCTTTGTCAACTCTGACTCGCCCACCACATAATTGAATTATGTTTCATGGCCGAGTAAAGATTTCTTCAATCAAATACATTTATCTGGTTAGATAGAATAAAAGCAAACCCGCTAGTTTTCTAGGCTTTAGAGTCCCTAGCTGGATTACGCCCCTATATGGCAC of Candidatus Bathyarchaeota archaeon contains these proteins:
- a CDS encoding cupin domain-containing protein — encoded protein: MHINIADVEGLEITQGVVERTLLRPEQTETSDLTVKHHVLTGGEIMFVEDGVEYQHYIISGCALMKGRLLHGDSGVFVPGSSRFGEPHKHGFAHTGEGKLRILTVIYKTPRPNFRWAKTRIKNLSQVEGRLGGMFAQQIFTEEEHALMGALRMHSLDVQTHAPGVVLPVHRNPEEFAYILRGTGEVMSGDNRVRVRPGSLVYTEEAVPHAVKNTSEDLPLQYVAFEFTRQDESWTEMGYNEKT
- a CDS encoding acetate--CoA ligase family protein, with amino-acid sequence MRDKAVNEIFKTAEAEGRDFLFEHEAKNLCVLYGLPVTKITVGETEEDVVDAAKKLGFPVVLKIVSPQVIHKSDVGGVLIDIKDEMGVRQGYKTILKNIKAYVPEAEITGILIQKMAPWGTEVIVGSTKDPTFGTTLMFGLGGIFVEILKDVSFRLVPIVRSDAEEMVKKIKAYKILEGVRGKPPSDTKVIVEILLKTSEMLVDCPEISELDMNPVLVYEEGAMVVDARIIL
- a CDS encoding sulfite oxidase-like oxidoreductase codes for the protein MALVLSGFLSRFKKGDGEELRRLPPGQSLTEKFPILHYGSIPKVNLSDWDFRVFGLVEEEVILTWEEFNDLPQRKIILDIHCVTWWSKLDTEWEGVFIRDLVEEGIIKPKPEAKFVIQHCEHNFTENLPIDLVMADNFLLATHYAGEPLTPDHGYPLRGVIGSFPDRSEAKTTYLWKGGKWLRGLEFKDRDRPGFWERNGYHNEADPWTEQRYSQRF
- a CDS encoding putative metallopeptidase produces the protein MIHYFPAPDVKRSIEEMVGLLRFDHIDLGNIYCVRSRGSKAKSTIARIHGRSKVWQAVGLEPSYVIEIIAERFDRLSPEDQARILIHELLHIPHGFKGGFRHHKDYVNDETVDTWYKRYCEKKDA
- a CDS encoding M24 family metallopeptidase translates to MDFEGRLSRAREEMRKMGVDLMYLRRGAKLWYLAGIRRRGPEMTDHNTYGDYIQGAYVGAEEGFVLVGPRMGSAAWVYEAKGKPWINELRIIDESETPEKVLEEVLKGFDVKGDVMVDERAWAQGGLLIQKNLPRSGLRLASEIIDPMKMIKDKNEIALMKKVGEITDKVYGEVVNHLKVGLKEEEVAHEVDYQFTKHNSDQTSFVTGVRFSSPKRPRRLHASRSTSRSLHEGDTITFDFGGVYQGYCSDFGRTVYVGDPPAKVKEIHNAVMDAQAAAIQVMVSDTITAQGLDRIARGLITDRGYGECFGHRLGHGIGVTVHEPPFLYIPDDTMLQTGMTFTVEPSIRLPNSWSVRVEDVVMVTEEGGLPFTNYHKELITI
- a CDS encoding D-aminoacylase, with product MYDLIIKDSKILDGTGIPSFRADIGIKGEKIVEVSKAQLSEESETIIDGNGLFAAPGFVDMHTHADISIFTNPLGKSLIMQGVTLVLTGNCGSSPAPLDDDIKKGWLLRGGGYKPDWDDFPGYLDAIERAKFSSNIATQIGHNSIRAYVMGEYAAHASNKTELDEMSEILEVAMDAGAIGFSSGLMYRPGIWSETEELIELCKVVEKSGGVYTSHMRGEANEVLQSVSELVKITEESGVSAHIGHHRAECRVNWGLIKHTLGMMMQANLKGCNITCDFFPYEACGVGGGIPLPRWASPLYMPKKDAEKMIHDSQTREKIKDEIRKGTELGPDKRSYEPIDSTDDVVITIYPDEPELQGKTVTELSRIKGYTDPLDFFLYTVTSDKPFGVVAFNVWEKDLDKLVKSPLAMIGTDSGFVDNIGVPNRHPRAYGSYPKILGEYVREKKLISWEEAVMKFSTRPHSKLGIKDRGVIRPGFFADLVFFNPDTVGTKVDYSGVARYPIGIEHVVINGQLVVENSIHTGKKSGKLIRKLG
- the mch gene encoding methenyltetrahydromethanopterin cyclohydrolase: MLSINKLAYELIREILTNPEYYRVGVKMLPSGATVIDTGIKAHGGYEAGLMTTRIAMGGAGTAELGYADFGGLTLPTVVISTDHPAVALFGAQLAGWRIKPEGYTADGSGPARALALKPKKVFRKIEYQDEADVAVIVLETEEMPPDSAAYFIAEACKVKPENVYMLLTTGTSMAGMVQISGRIVETGLFRLDLLGLDLKKVRYGAGYAPIMPVHPDKGKAMGRAEDALTYGGVTTYIVDEEEEVLKEIALSAPSSNCSDYGKSSYEIYKAVNFDFIKIDPALFAPAVVTLTSSKTGSSFTCGKINHEIIKRSVES
- a CDS encoding cupin domain-containing protein produces the protein MHVNIDSVKEKEISPGVIGRVLLAEGQSSPGGLTVFHHTLTDGEVVFDQQGAEFQHYIVQGCARIGGKFVHSETAIFVPGSSRFGDPHKHRIAHDGEGELRIVTAIYKTDRPNFRWAKSRSRNLYQALPSVSTIINQQLITEEEHALMGALKMHALDIQTHAPLTGNPEHKNPEEVMYVLRGTGEAVCGEEKYHVKPGALIYSKEGEVHGIYNRDDKLPLQYFVLEFIDHDKMWTERGYRV
- a CDS encoding amidohydrolase family protein, which encodes MSEYTVIRAKRMIDGTGNKPVNDPVIVVKDNQIHLIDEDGQDEIPQGTGVREVNLGEQTVLPGLVDTHIHLTLGTYGGYSKISRESDSIHLMAGVSNVRAALRAGITTMMDAGARNLVAQSLRQGIKLGIVEGPRLLVAGRPLTSTGGHFHFCNDNEANGVDQVVARVGQFVKEDVDFVKIMASGGGSVNIGSLGGPTASQVTFSEGEMRSAVEASHRLGRVITAHCEAYDSVGNAARAGVDILCHCGFLTPDGSRGFDEDAVKTMTEKGLYYCPTLQTGSDRYDSLGAITKEGQVLADDEERAWEELNYKFQRKFENLSRMRKMGVKVVAGSDATGLGNSTRLLRAMEMMVDAGMSPLEVISSATGTAAEAYRMGDIFGTIKVGVKADIISVEGNPEKDISDLRKIKFCMIDGIITLD